The genomic window ATGACCCGGCGGCGCATCTGGTTGACGATGTTGGAGTCGTGCGTGACCATCACGACGGTCGTACCGGTCCGGTTGATCCGGTCCAGCAGCCGCATGATCTCGACCGAGGTGTCCGGGTCGAGGTTACCGGTGGGCTCGTCCGCCAGCAGGATCAGCGGCCGGTTCACGAAGGCCCGAGCCACCGCGACACGCTGCTGTTCACCGCCGGAGAGTTCGTTGGGGTAACGGTGCTCCTTACCGCCGAGGCCGACCAGTTCGAGCACCTCGGGAACCACCCGGCGTGCGACGGCCTTGGTCTTGCCGATCACCTCGAGCGCGAACGCGACGTTCTCGTACGCGGTGCGGTTCGGGAGCAGCCGGAAGTCCTGGAACACACAGCCGATCGAACGGCGGAAGTGTGGCACCTTCCAGGCGCGCAGGGATGTGACGTCCTTGGCGTTCACCACCACCTTGCCGGTGGTCGCCTGGACCTCTTTCAACAGCAGCTTGACGATCGTCGACTTGCCGGAACCGGAGGGGCCGATGAAGAAGACGAACTCACCCTTCTCGATCCCGACGCTGACATTGTCCAACGACGGCCGAGACGCCTTCGGGTACGTCTTCGTCACGTTCTCGAGCTGAATCACGGGACTGGAGTCTACGCGGTGTAACGAATTCGCCAACCCCGCCGGGGTCGGGAATATTCACGACCTGCAGTAACGGCAGATCGAGCAGCACCCAGCCTGACCGAGTGTTCAGGCCAGGTGACACTCGGTCACGACCGAGATCAGGCCGACAGCTGATTCTGCTTACGCCAGCGGATGCCCGCCTCGATGAAACCGTCCACGTCGCCGTCGAAGACCGACGAAGGGTTACCGACCTCGAACTCGGTGCGCAGATCTTTCACCATCTGGTACGGGTGCAGGACGTACGAACGCATCTGGTCGCCCCACGAACCGGTGGTGTCCTG from Actinoplanes derwentensis includes these protein-coding regions:
- the ftsE gene encoding cell division ATP-binding protein FtsE, encoding MIQLENVTKTYPKASRPSLDNVSVGIEKGEFVFFIGPSGSGKSTIVKLLLKEVQATTGKVVVNAKDVTSLRAWKVPHFRRSIGCVFQDFRLLPNRTAYENVAFALEVIGKTKAVARRVVPEVLELVGLGGKEHRYPNELSGGEQQRVAVARAFVNRPLILLADEPTGNLDPDTSVEIMRLLDRINRTGTTVVMVTHDSNIVNQMRRRVIEIESGRIVRDQARGVYG